Proteins from a genomic interval of Chanodichthys erythropterus isolate Z2021 chromosome 8, ASM2448905v1, whole genome shotgun sequence:
- the LOC137024697 gene encoding NACHT, LRR and PYD domains-containing protein 3-like isoform X1, whose product MCHIPVFCWISLTVLQPLLAQESNNKTPTTITEMYTNFLISQQQQMKEKYCDDPEPKANAISFDEIILKLGKLAFQQLEEGKQIFYKEDLEKCGLDVSEGSVYSGLCTQIFQEEKAVSARNIYSFVHLSIQEFLAALYVFLISKDKKANPFLQSWTEKLEWKLSKKPLFQLHKAAVNKALQSKNGHLDLFLRFLLGLSLESYQSDLKELLPGLELKTENLKRTADFIKKKIQKEKSVERTINLFYCLSELKDDFVEEIQKNLRTGKLSEQNLSSAQWSGLVFVLLMSEETQETFELQKFRRSDEAVRRLLPVIRNTRRALLHSCNLTAQSCESLSSALQSSNSVLRELDLSNNDLQDSGVKLLSDGLKSPNCHLEILRLSGCMVTEEGCHYVSSALSLNPSHLRELDLSYNHPGDSGVKLLSEKLDDPTCTLDKLKLSFSMRSSWYSVVGMLNSLKSLHRLPC is encoded by the exons ATGTGCCACATCCCCGTCTTCTGCTGGATCTCTCTCACTGTTCTTCAGCCTCTACTGGCTCAAGAGAGCAATAACAAAACACCAACAACTATCACAGAGATGTACACAAACTTCTTAATTTCTCAGCAGcaacaaatgaaagaaaaatactGTGATGACCCTGAACCCAAAGCCAATGCAATATCTTTTGATGAGATTATTCTAAAGCTTGGGAAATTAGCCTTTCAACAGCTGGAGGAaggaaaacagattttttacaaAGAAGATCTTGAGAAATGTGGACTAGATGTCAGTGAAGGGTCTGTCTACTCTGGGTTATGCACTCAGATCTTTCAGGAGGAAAAAGCTGTTTCAGCAAGAAACATTTACAGCTTCGTACATCTCAGCATCCAGGAGTTCCTTGCTGCTCTCTATGTGTTTTTGATTAGCAAAGACAAGAAAGCAAACCCATTTCTTCAATCATGGACAGAAAAACTGGAATGGAAACTCTCCAAAAAGCCACTTTTTCAGCTTCACAAGGCTGCAGTCAACAAGGCTTTGCAAAGTAAGAATGGGCACCTGGATCTTTTCCTTCGGTTCCTTCTGGGTCTCTCACTGGAGTCCTATCAGAGTGACCTGAAAGAACTACTGCCAGGACTGGAACTGAAAACAGAGAACCTGAAAAGAACTGCTGACTTTATCAAAAAGAAGATACAGAAGGAGAAATCAGTAGAGAGGACCATCAATCTTTTCTACTGTCTGAGTGAACTGAAAGATGATTTTGTGGAGGAAATCCAAAAGAATCTGCGAACAGGAAAACTTTCAGAACAGAATCTCTCCTCTGCTCAGTGGTCTGGTCTGGTGTTTGTGCTCCTCATGTCAGAAGAGACTCAAGAGACCTTTGAACTGCAAAAATTCAGAAGATCTGATGAAGCAGTGAGAAGACTGCTGCCAGTGATCAGAAACACCAGAAGAGCACT GCTACATAGTTGTAATCTCACTGCTCAGTCTTGTGAGAGTTTGTCTTCAGCTCTGCAGTCCTCAAACTCtgtcctgagagagctggacctgagTAACAATGACCTGCAGGATTCTGGAGTGAAGCTTCTTTCTGATGGACTGAAGAGCCCAAACTGCCATCTGGAGATATTGAG attgTCTGGCTGTATGGTGACAGAGGAAGGCTGTCATTATGTGTCTTCAGCTCTGAGTTTgaacccctcacacctgagagagctggatctaAGCTACAATCACCCAGGAGATTCAGGAGTCAAGCTGCTTTCTGAAAAGCTGGATGATCCAACCTGCACACTGGACAAACTCAA
- the LOC137024699 gene encoding caspase b-like: MASVKELLEKSLNELEEAELKKFQWHLRNDHESISKSDMENADRLKTVDKMVECFGPEEAVKITVEILRKINQNDLAEHLENKHKQDPLFPWTPFPRILLFSSPAHTSLVSSSSSQITCTWTLLSALPIYCTHSLHSSSVLCFVKMYVWCSLLSVE, encoded by the exons ATGGCATCAGTTAAAGAGCTGCTTGAGAAATCACTGAATGAACTGGAGGAAGCTGAACTGAAGAAGTTTCAGTGGCACTTAAGGAATGATCATGAGAGTATATCAAAGTCTGACATGGAGAATGCAGATAGGTTAAAAACTGTGGATAAGATGGTGGAGTGTTTTGGACCAGAAGAAGCTGTGAAGATCACTGTGGAGATCCTGAGGAAGATAAACCAGAATGATCTGGCTGAGCATCTGgagaacaaacacaagcaag atcccttgtttccctggactccatttcccagaatcctcctgttctcctcacctgcacacacttccctcgtcagctcctcatcatcacagatcacctgcacctggactctattgtcagcactccccatatattgcactcactcccttcactcctcgtccgttctctgttttgttaagatgtatgtttggtgttccctgCTTTCTGTTGAATAA
- the LOC137024697 gene encoding NACHT, LRR and PYD domains-containing protein 3-like isoform X2 yields the protein MCHIPVFCWISLTVLQPLLAQESNNKTPTTITEMYTNFLISQQQQMKEKYCDDPEPKANAISFDEIILKLGKLAFQQLEEGKQIFYKEDLEKCGLDVSEGSVYSGLCTQIFQEEKAVSARNIYSFVHLSIQEFLAALYVFLISKDKKANPFLQSWTEKLEWKLSKKPLFQLHKAAVNKALQSKNGHLDLFLRFLLGLSLESYQSDLKELLPGLELKTENLKRTADFIKKKIQKEKSVERTINLFYCLSELKDDFVEEIQKNLRTGKLSEQNLSSAQWSGLVFVLLMSEETQETFELQKFRRSDEAVRRLLPVIRNTRRALLHSCNLTAQSCESLSSALQSSNSVLRELDLSNNDLQDSGVKLLSDGLKSPNCHLEILRLSGCMVTEEGCHYVSSALSLNPSHLRELDLSYNHPGDSGVKLLSEKLDDPTCTLDKLNVDHGGENWITPGLRKSA from the exons ATGTGCCACATCCCCGTCTTCTGCTGGATCTCTCTCACTGTTCTTCAGCCTCTACTGGCTCAAGAGAGCAATAACAAAACACCAACAACTATCACAGAGATGTACACAAACTTCTTAATTTCTCAGCAGcaacaaatgaaagaaaaatactGTGATGACCCTGAACCCAAAGCCAATGCAATATCTTTTGATGAGATTATTCTAAAGCTTGGGAAATTAGCCTTTCAACAGCTGGAGGAaggaaaacagattttttacaaAGAAGATCTTGAGAAATGTGGACTAGATGTCAGTGAAGGGTCTGTCTACTCTGGGTTATGCACTCAGATCTTTCAGGAGGAAAAAGCTGTTTCAGCAAGAAACATTTACAGCTTCGTACATCTCAGCATCCAGGAGTTCCTTGCTGCTCTCTATGTGTTTTTGATTAGCAAAGACAAGAAAGCAAACCCATTTCTTCAATCATGGACAGAAAAACTGGAATGGAAACTCTCCAAAAAGCCACTTTTTCAGCTTCACAAGGCTGCAGTCAACAAGGCTTTGCAAAGTAAGAATGGGCACCTGGATCTTTTCCTTCGGTTCCTTCTGGGTCTCTCACTGGAGTCCTATCAGAGTGACCTGAAAGAACTACTGCCAGGACTGGAACTGAAAACAGAGAACCTGAAAAGAACTGCTGACTTTATCAAAAAGAAGATACAGAAGGAGAAATCAGTAGAGAGGACCATCAATCTTTTCTACTGTCTGAGTGAACTGAAAGATGATTTTGTGGAGGAAATCCAAAAGAATCTGCGAACAGGAAAACTTTCAGAACAGAATCTCTCCTCTGCTCAGTGGTCTGGTCTGGTGTTTGTGCTCCTCATGTCAGAAGAGACTCAAGAGACCTTTGAACTGCAAAAATTCAGAAGATCTGATGAAGCAGTGAGAAGACTGCTGCCAGTGATCAGAAACACCAGAAGAGCACT GCTACATAGTTGTAATCTCACTGCTCAGTCTTGTGAGAGTTTGTCTTCAGCTCTGCAGTCCTCAAACTCtgtcctgagagagctggacctgagTAACAATGACCTGCAGGATTCTGGAGTGAAGCTTCTTTCTGATGGACTGAAGAGCCCAAACTGCCATCTGGAGATATTGAG attgTCTGGCTGTATGGTGACAGAGGAAGGCTGTCATTATGTGTCTTCAGCTCTGAGTTTgaacccctcacacctgagagagctggatctaAGCTACAATCACCCAGGAGATTCAGGAGTCAAGCTGCTTTCTGAAAAGCTGGATGATCCAACCTGCACACTGGACAAACTCAA TGTGGATCATGGAGGAGAGAACTGGATTACTCCAGGACTTCGGAAAT CTGCATAG
- the LOC137024697 gene encoding NACHT, LRR and PYD domains-containing protein 3-like isoform X6, translating to MCHIPVFCWISLTVLQPLLAQESNNKTPTTITEMYTNFLISQQQQMKEKYCDDPEPKANAISFDEIILKLGKLAFQQLEEGKQIFYKEDLEKCGLDVSEGSVYSGLCTQIFQEEKAVSARNIYSFVHLSIQEFLAALYVFLISKDKKANPFLQSWTEKLEWKLSKKPLFQLHKAAVNKALQSKNGHLDLFLRFLLGLSLESYQSDLKELLPGLELKTENLKRTADFIKKKIQKEKSVERTINLFYCLSELKDDFVEEIQKNLRTGKLSEQNLSSAQWSGLVFVLLMSEETQETFELQKFRRSDEAVRRLLPVIRNTRRALLHSCNLTAQSCESLSSALQSSNSVLRELDLSNNDLQDSGVKLLSDGLKSPNCHLEILRLSGCMVTEEGCHYVSSALSLNPSHLRELDLSYNHPGDSGVKLLSEKLDDPTCTLDKLNVDHGGENWITPGLRK from the exons ATGTGCCACATCCCCGTCTTCTGCTGGATCTCTCTCACTGTTCTTCAGCCTCTACTGGCTCAAGAGAGCAATAACAAAACACCAACAACTATCACAGAGATGTACACAAACTTCTTAATTTCTCAGCAGcaacaaatgaaagaaaaatactGTGATGACCCTGAACCCAAAGCCAATGCAATATCTTTTGATGAGATTATTCTAAAGCTTGGGAAATTAGCCTTTCAACAGCTGGAGGAaggaaaacagattttttacaaAGAAGATCTTGAGAAATGTGGACTAGATGTCAGTGAAGGGTCTGTCTACTCTGGGTTATGCACTCAGATCTTTCAGGAGGAAAAAGCTGTTTCAGCAAGAAACATTTACAGCTTCGTACATCTCAGCATCCAGGAGTTCCTTGCTGCTCTCTATGTGTTTTTGATTAGCAAAGACAAGAAAGCAAACCCATTTCTTCAATCATGGACAGAAAAACTGGAATGGAAACTCTCCAAAAAGCCACTTTTTCAGCTTCACAAGGCTGCAGTCAACAAGGCTTTGCAAAGTAAGAATGGGCACCTGGATCTTTTCCTTCGGTTCCTTCTGGGTCTCTCACTGGAGTCCTATCAGAGTGACCTGAAAGAACTACTGCCAGGACTGGAACTGAAAACAGAGAACCTGAAAAGAACTGCTGACTTTATCAAAAAGAAGATACAGAAGGAGAAATCAGTAGAGAGGACCATCAATCTTTTCTACTGTCTGAGTGAACTGAAAGATGATTTTGTGGAGGAAATCCAAAAGAATCTGCGAACAGGAAAACTTTCAGAACAGAATCTCTCCTCTGCTCAGTGGTCTGGTCTGGTGTTTGTGCTCCTCATGTCAGAAGAGACTCAAGAGACCTTTGAACTGCAAAAATTCAGAAGATCTGATGAAGCAGTGAGAAGACTGCTGCCAGTGATCAGAAACACCAGAAGAGCACT GCTACATAGTTGTAATCTCACTGCTCAGTCTTGTGAGAGTTTGTCTTCAGCTCTGCAGTCCTCAAACTCtgtcctgagagagctggacctgagTAACAATGACCTGCAGGATTCTGGAGTGAAGCTTCTTTCTGATGGACTGAAGAGCCCAAACTGCCATCTGGAGATATTGAG attgTCTGGCTGTATGGTGACAGAGGAAGGCTGTCATTATGTGTCTTCAGCTCTGAGTTTgaacccctcacacctgagagagctggatctaAGCTACAATCACCCAGGAGATTCAGGAGTCAAGCTGCTTTCTGAAAAGCTGGATGATCCAACCTGCACACTGGACAAACTCAA TGTGGATCATGGAGGAGAGAACTGGATTACTCCAGGACTTCGGAAAT ga
- the LOC137024697 gene encoding NACHT, LRR and PYD domains-containing protein 3-like isoform X5 — MCHIPVFCWISLTVLQPLLAQESNNKTPTTITEMYTNFLISQQQQMKEKYCDDPEPKANAISFDEIILKLGKLAFQQLEEGKQIFYKEDLEKCGLDVSEGSVYSGLCTQIFQEEKAVSARNIYSFVHLSIQEFLAALYVFLISKDKKANPFLQSWTEKLEWKLSKKPLFQLHKAAVNKALQSKNGHLDLFLRFLLGLSLESYQSDLKELLPGLELKTENLKRTADFIKKKIQKEKSVERTINLFYCLSELKDDFVEEIQKNLRTGKLSEQNLSSAQWSGLVFVLLMSEETQETFELQKFRRSDEAVRRLLPVIRNTRRALLHSCNLTAQSCESLSSALQSSNSVLRELDLSNNDLQDSGVKLLSDGLKSPNCHLEILRLSGCMVTEEGCHYVSSALSLNPSHLRELDLSYNHPGDSGVKLLSEKLDDPTCTLDKLNVDHGGENWITPGLRK, encoded by the exons ATGTGCCACATCCCCGTCTTCTGCTGGATCTCTCTCACTGTTCTTCAGCCTCTACTGGCTCAAGAGAGCAATAACAAAACACCAACAACTATCACAGAGATGTACACAAACTTCTTAATTTCTCAGCAGcaacaaatgaaagaaaaatactGTGATGACCCTGAACCCAAAGCCAATGCAATATCTTTTGATGAGATTATTCTAAAGCTTGGGAAATTAGCCTTTCAACAGCTGGAGGAaggaaaacagattttttacaaAGAAGATCTTGAGAAATGTGGACTAGATGTCAGTGAAGGGTCTGTCTACTCTGGGTTATGCACTCAGATCTTTCAGGAGGAAAAAGCTGTTTCAGCAAGAAACATTTACAGCTTCGTACATCTCAGCATCCAGGAGTTCCTTGCTGCTCTCTATGTGTTTTTGATTAGCAAAGACAAGAAAGCAAACCCATTTCTTCAATCATGGACAGAAAAACTGGAATGGAAACTCTCCAAAAAGCCACTTTTTCAGCTTCACAAGGCTGCAGTCAACAAGGCTTTGCAAAGTAAGAATGGGCACCTGGATCTTTTCCTTCGGTTCCTTCTGGGTCTCTCACTGGAGTCCTATCAGAGTGACCTGAAAGAACTACTGCCAGGACTGGAACTGAAAACAGAGAACCTGAAAAGAACTGCTGACTTTATCAAAAAGAAGATACAGAAGGAGAAATCAGTAGAGAGGACCATCAATCTTTTCTACTGTCTGAGTGAACTGAAAGATGATTTTGTGGAGGAAATCCAAAAGAATCTGCGAACAGGAAAACTTTCAGAACAGAATCTCTCCTCTGCTCAGTGGTCTGGTCTGGTGTTTGTGCTCCTCATGTCAGAAGAGACTCAAGAGACCTTTGAACTGCAAAAATTCAGAAGATCTGATGAAGCAGTGAGAAGACTGCTGCCAGTGATCAGAAACACCAGAAGAGCACT GCTACATAGTTGTAATCTCACTGCTCAGTCTTGTGAGAGTTTGTCTTCAGCTCTGCAGTCCTCAAACTCtgtcctgagagagctggacctgagTAACAATGACCTGCAGGATTCTGGAGTGAAGCTTCTTTCTGATGGACTGAAGAGCCCAAACTGCCATCTGGAGATATTGAG attgTCTGGCTGTATGGTGACAGAGGAAGGCTGTCATTATGTGTCTTCAGCTCTGAGTTTgaacccctcacacctgagagagctggatctaAGCTACAATCACCCAGGAGATTCAGGAGTCAAGCTGCTTTCTGAAAAGCTGGATGATCCAACCTGCACACTGGACAAACTCAA TGTGGATCATGGAGGAGAGAACTGGATTACTCCAGGACTTCGGAAAT GA
- the LOC137024259 gene encoding polyglutamylase complex subunit TTLL1-like, which produces MVNHFPNHYELTRKDLMIKNIKSYHKDLEKEASPLAEKDESGKHLYLGKTSGCFLPLSLAFLDYNLFVEELRKSPSSTWIMKPCGKAQGKGIFLINKLSRIKKWSRNSRTSTFVAGNSGKEAYVISLYIDNPLLIGGKKFDLRLYVLVTSYRPLKCYM; this is translated from the exons ATGGTCAACCACTTCCCCAACCACTACGAGCTGACCAGGAAGGACCTGATGATCAAGAACATCAAGAGCTACCACAAAGACCTGGAGAAGGAGGCCAGTCCCTTAGCTGAGAAGGACGAGAGCGGGAAACACCTCTACCTGGGTAAAACCAGCGGCTGCTTTCTTCCTCTCTCGCTCGC ATTTCTTGACTACAACCTGTTCGTGGAGGAGTTAAGGAAGAGCCCGTCCAGCACGTGGATCATGAAGCCGTGCGGGAAGGCGCAGGGAAAAGGCATCTTCCTCATCAACAAGCTCTCTCGGATCAAGAAGTGGTCCCGCAACAGCCGCACGTCCAC GTTCGTGGCAGGGAACAGTGGGAAGGAGGCGTACGTCATCTCTCTGTACATCGACAACCCTCTGCTGATCGGCGGGAAGAAGTTCGACCTGCGTCTGTATGTGCTGGTGACCAGCTACAGGCCGCTCAAGTGCTACATGTGA
- the LOC137024697 gene encoding NACHT, LRR and PYD domains-containing protein 3-like isoform X3, translating to MCHIPVFCWISLTVLQPLLAQESNNKTPTTITEMYTNFLISQQQQMKEKYCDDPEPKANAISFDEIILKLGKLAFQQLEEGKQIFYKEDLEKCGLDVSEGSVYSGLCTQIFQEEKAVSARNIYSFVHLSIQEFLAALYVFLISKDKKANPFLQSWTEKLEWKLSKKPLFQLHKAAVNKALQSKNGHLDLFLRFLLGLSLESYQSDLKELLPGLELKTENLKRTADFIKKKIQKEKSVERTINLFYCLSELKDDFVEEIQKNLRTGKLSEQNLSSAQWSGLVFVLLMSEETQETFELQKFRRSDEAVRRLLPVIRNTRRALLHSCNLTAQSCESLSSALQSSNSVLRELDLSNNDLQDSGVKLLSDGLKSPNCHLEILRLSGCMVTEEGCHYVSSALSLNPSHLRELDLSYNHPGDSGVKLLSEKLDDPTCTLDKLNVDHGGENWITPGLRKC from the exons ATGTGCCACATCCCCGTCTTCTGCTGGATCTCTCTCACTGTTCTTCAGCCTCTACTGGCTCAAGAGAGCAATAACAAAACACCAACAACTATCACAGAGATGTACACAAACTTCTTAATTTCTCAGCAGcaacaaatgaaagaaaaatactGTGATGACCCTGAACCCAAAGCCAATGCAATATCTTTTGATGAGATTATTCTAAAGCTTGGGAAATTAGCCTTTCAACAGCTGGAGGAaggaaaacagattttttacaaAGAAGATCTTGAGAAATGTGGACTAGATGTCAGTGAAGGGTCTGTCTACTCTGGGTTATGCACTCAGATCTTTCAGGAGGAAAAAGCTGTTTCAGCAAGAAACATTTACAGCTTCGTACATCTCAGCATCCAGGAGTTCCTTGCTGCTCTCTATGTGTTTTTGATTAGCAAAGACAAGAAAGCAAACCCATTTCTTCAATCATGGACAGAAAAACTGGAATGGAAACTCTCCAAAAAGCCACTTTTTCAGCTTCACAAGGCTGCAGTCAACAAGGCTTTGCAAAGTAAGAATGGGCACCTGGATCTTTTCCTTCGGTTCCTTCTGGGTCTCTCACTGGAGTCCTATCAGAGTGACCTGAAAGAACTACTGCCAGGACTGGAACTGAAAACAGAGAACCTGAAAAGAACTGCTGACTTTATCAAAAAGAAGATACAGAAGGAGAAATCAGTAGAGAGGACCATCAATCTTTTCTACTGTCTGAGTGAACTGAAAGATGATTTTGTGGAGGAAATCCAAAAGAATCTGCGAACAGGAAAACTTTCAGAACAGAATCTCTCCTCTGCTCAGTGGTCTGGTCTGGTGTTTGTGCTCCTCATGTCAGAAGAGACTCAAGAGACCTTTGAACTGCAAAAATTCAGAAGATCTGATGAAGCAGTGAGAAGACTGCTGCCAGTGATCAGAAACACCAGAAGAGCACT GCTACATAGTTGTAATCTCACTGCTCAGTCTTGTGAGAGTTTGTCTTCAGCTCTGCAGTCCTCAAACTCtgtcctgagagagctggacctgagTAACAATGACCTGCAGGATTCTGGAGTGAAGCTTCTTTCTGATGGACTGAAGAGCCCAAACTGCCATCTGGAGATATTGAG attgTCTGGCTGTATGGTGACAGAGGAAGGCTGTCATTATGTGTCTTCAGCTCTGAGTTTgaacccctcacacctgagagagctggatctaAGCTACAATCACCCAGGAGATTCAGGAGTCAAGCTGCTTTCTGAAAAGCTGGATGATCCAACCTGCACACTGGACAAACTCAA TGTGGATCATGGAGGAGAGAACTGGATTACTCCAGGACTTCGGAAAT